The Ananas comosus cultivar F153 linkage group 6, ASM154086v1, whole genome shotgun sequence genome segment ATAAGTTATGCCAATAAAACCCTCACGAACAAGCACTATTGAGATATGgcgagtttttttttgtttcttggtTTGTGAGGTCGTTCTCGTTCGAGCTCATGGCGCTTCCTCtgcttcgtcctcctccgctcccCTCTTCTCCCTTCTCCAAAACTTCTCATACCCGACTCATCTCCTTCTCGgtctcctcctccccttcttCGTCTCCTCAAATCTCCATTGCTAAAATTTGGGGGAGAGGGAGCTCCACTTCCGCGGCCACTTCCTCCAGTAGCTCGACCGCTGAAGCCACTACGGTGACCGAAGTGGATTCCGGTGAGAATCGGAGGCGATTGATAGCTCAGAATATCCCCTGGAGCTGCACCGCGGAGGACATTAGAGATCTCTTCGAGAAGCACGGCGCCGTAATCGACGTCGAGGTTTTGGCTCCTTTTACTCTTCTAATTTCTGGAAATTTTGATTCATTTGGGGCGTAATCTTTTTCCCCCAATTTGAATTGAGAATCTAATTGCTTTTATATTGCGAATTTTAGGTGTATATCTCCATAGACTCCATTTTGGTATCAGCATTGTAGGGTTATGCCACTtttcaataaaagaaaaggctTTGTTTATGTGCTGTGTCAGGTTGGATACGGAAGGAATTGTTCttcaagaatttttttaaaaaaataatgttttgaaggtttttatttttctgtggCTATGGTACCTGTGACACCCTAATAGATTCACATCAGATGAAAAAGAAATTGTGTATGGAGATATATGAACCAaggattgaaaatttgaaataaaagtaaattgAGTTTAAGTATTTTAGATTGGTGCATCAGGCTATACGCCTGATCGTTCTTTTTAGAATCTGTTGTTTTGGCACAAGTTTTTTTGGTTTAAAGAAAAACAGTTTGAAAAAGTTCAATCATACGAAATGAATTTTTTAGGTTCAGAGATTTCTTAAGATAAAGTTGGTAAAAACTGCTGATTTTTTGTTGTCAGACGGGTCTCAGTGGGCTGAGTCATTACAATACCAAACAAGGTTTTAATTTTGACACTTACTTATGAAGTAGATTTGTAATTGTGATATGTAAGGCCAAATATTTGATCAGTTAAATTGTATTAATCTGCCCAGCTTTCGATGTACAACAGCAGTAAAAACCGAGGATTGGCATTTGTAACAATGGCTTCAGAGGAAGAGGCACTTGCAGCCATTAATAATCTGAATTCCTCTGTAAGTACTTTTAAGTTACTAAATTTTCTGTTAGGATTATTCTTTTTCTCGCACCATTTTTAACCTTTTGCTAGCTACATTGTTTAAATATATAGGAATTAGATGGTAGAATTATCAAAGTGGAGTTTGCGCGGTCTTTAAAGAAACAACCTGCTGCACCAACAGTTCCTGTACAAAAGTACAATGTATTTGTGGGAAATCTGTCTTGGAGAGTGAGGTCTCGAGATATCCAAGAGCTCTTTAGTGCTAACAGAAACGTTTTGTCTGCTGAGGTCATCTTTCAGAGCAATCCGAGGAGATCAGCAGGATATGGTTTTGTTTCCTTCGCCTCAAAAGAGGAAGCGGAGGCTGCAATAGCTACTTACAATGGGAAGGTAAATTGGATCCGTTTGTATGAAATTGTCGCGCTTTAGTTTTTGACCTCTTAATTTGTGCATTTTAGATGTGAGGATGTCCTTGCAAGTAAATAAACATGTTGTGGCAGAGATTTATGGGGAGACCAATCCGCTTGGTACTTGGTAAATTACATGCTGATGATTCTGGAAAGGAGCCAGATGCAGCCGAGCAACCTGAGGAGGCACCGAATGAGCTAAGTGTTAGCTGAGTGGCATCAAATTAAGGTAGTGATATTTTGTCTGAATCTGTACATACCAATCATTTCGTAAGTTGAAAATCAATAGCTTATATTGTTCCACTATATTTTTGATCGATAGTAGACCTATCATTCTCTATTTAATAGCTATGACATGATTTATTATCTGGCATGCAGAATTTGTGCAACTAGATGTTTATATTGTCTAATTTTGCTGCTGTTTGCTTGATGTCAGTATAATGAACACAGATTTGTTCACCATCTATGAGACCTGTAGTAGATGAAGAGTACGTAACATCTGCCATAGTTCCTATACCCCAAAATTCAAGAAATTAGTTGCATTACACTAGTGCAGGTGATGATTTATTGATCTTTTACGTTTGGGAGTTGCATTTGCTAATTTTCCTCAATTTTGATAGCAAGTCTGGAACTGTTTGAATAACTAAAACTAAATTAGCACTCTAGGACCTGTAGAATTATCAGTTCTTTTACTACAATAGAAACAACATTAGGTCCTACTAGTTATGTCTCTGTCCTCAGCTTTTTGGAacttcatcctcttcatccGTGGAAGAGAAAGATATTTGACATCATGTTCATCTAGTTCAGAGGACAAGTTAGTAAGATTTACCACAGCAATTCAAGCGAGCATAGTTGCCATTTGTCTAGACCCCAATTCCCAATTGGGGTCTCTCTGTTTAATTGAACTATACATTAGTTAGGGGTTTCCTTTTGCTTCCTGGACTCATTGAACTTGAGTTCCTGATATGATGTAGAAAAAGCAGTTGTTTGTCCTTGTCCAATGATGCATTTCTGCCCTATTGTCTTCCGTAGATTGAGGCTTGATTACTAACAAATCCAAAATAAAGTTATTCCTGGATTTCAGTTGAAATAAAATGTGCACAATATCAATTTAATGAAGCTCATACACTGGATATTTGAATGGTTTCATATGTCTACTCGCTCCTTTTAAACACAGACTAGGCCCAGCCTCCTAGGTTTTCTAAGTCACTGAATATGCTTTCTGACATGAACTTAAGGTAGGTTAACTTCGCGAAACACCTTGGCGGGACACTATCCGAAGATGCATTAGGGGAATATAATAAGCATCAAAACCTGCAAGATGGCCTGATAAGTAGCATTTGGATCATTCTATTATTTGGAAATGCTAGTGAAGATGCAGAGGGAAACACAATTGTATGATGATTATTGCCCTGCAACTTAATGATATATTTGACTTTTGTAATTGTGTTGTATCCTGCTGAAACTGCGTAAATCTTTTATAATGGTATGGCTAGTTTCTAAAATATCAAGTGAAAATCTTGTGGTCCAAACCAAGAGAAAGATGAGGAAGGGTCTGAAACCTCCTGCTGAAACCTCCTGGCTGTGACCAGCTGTCGCACTTTCCATGGTGCCTCTGTACATTCTTGGCCCTTTCCTCTGCACCTCGATCGTTCGCCATAACCACCAGCTGCCTTGCAAATCTCATACAACTACAGTAGTGCCTCTGCAGATTCAATGAATCGCGTCTTTCCCTCGCTCGACTTTGCCTCGCTCAGGTCTGCATTACTACGTCTCTATCAGCTTTACAACCTTCATAACAATTCTATGGATTGTTATGTTGTGCCTTGTGCTCCATCAATTCttcatcatctttttctttgtttttattaCTATAACTAACTGTAGTCTATTCTTCATCATTTTCTTAGTCTAATCTTGTTCAATACCCTAAacctagggatgtcaatggatacggATACCtggaattttattcgaatccaaacccgaactaGATGGATTTACTTTATGCTAAACGGATATGATTTCAAATattgatattaaaatcaaaacccgacgaatatggattcggatataggTTTTcactgtacccgacccgaacccgaacttgaatatattttacattatatataatatgtatataaaaatttgatattatatttgaatttatattttaaaaatttagatttaatgtaataaattttgagatattgaaaaaaaaataattattttgggttcggattttcgggtttggattcgggtttcggattttcgGTCGGGatgagatttggatatgaaattttaaaatccgtcgggtttgggtttggatttgggttttggatttggaGTCGCTTTgtgttcggatttttgaaaatctgccATGAATCCGAACCGGTGACATCCCTAGCTAGACCTTCTAATTTTTTGAACAAAACTTGTTCAATACACTAAAcctttttgttttattcttcttttgACTTTTGCATtgttttgctttgtttttttatcttattagaTGCCTCCTTGCCTCACACTTCTTTCGCAAAATTCATCTTACTTGATGAACCTAGCAGGTAATATGctatatttctctcaaaaaagaaaaaagaaaaaagaacatgTTGGTGATATAATAGCCTGTAACTCGAGTTGAATCTCGGAGTATGATTATACGGGGTTTCCTTTTCATATTAGCTTGGGAGAAGTGGTTCTAGTAAAGCTAAaaattagggcttgtttggttcaaaagtggaattggaatggataatgaaataggaatgaattggaatgataATTGGATTGTCCCACTCTTCCAAAACGTTTGGTTCATTTCTGGATTGAAAATCGaaatgaattatttttattttactatttggctgatacaaagtaaaaaaataatagaataacataatactaattttatttttaaatataattttataaaactatctaaaatttatatataaaaaaaaaaactactctCAAGTTAGAGctatgccaaaaaaaagaaatttatttaaaaaatttttatgcaagaaattagaaaaaaatgcataaattttttttgaataaaattataataaaaaataatatatcacgtttttttttttttttttttaatgatgagaaaagagagaagataTCGGTATAGGAAGAGAAATGGTGGATAAGATGAAGAAACGTTGGGCTGGGCTTAAGAAAGAGATGAGTGTGGGCTTGGAATTGAAACTTCAATTCGGGTTTGGAGGTCGGAATCAATTTGTAAGCTAATGGaccattcccattccgattcgGAATGGGAGTCCCAAACTGATTCTTGTgaccaaacaaaattagaaggatttgatcaaaccgatttccATTCCGGATCCAAAatatacgaaccaaacatgcccttagtgttctactcaaggatttaagtgccgtggcacggggtcgtgccggaaacctgccggcacggtacagcacggtgcgtgccgagccgtgtcgATACGTGcaggtcaaaaaaaattttatgtgccgacacataatagcatgaattatatattttttttaacaacaaaatattctaactatttgttatgtctttttatcatttcttttgaactttattgaaaaaattacttactaatttaaagaatagagagttttgaactGTGatatcggcacggggtctgtctcgtgccggtatcttattGGTACGGTGGATACGATCCGTGCAaatgggcacttaaaaccttggttcTACTTTCTCTAGATCGGTCGAATCATGTGTAAACCGAATAATGAAAATTAGCTCGAATGCTTCAAAATTGAGAATATGTTCCTCTGCCTCCGTGTCAAAGCAAAGCATAAAGAGATTTGTCGAGAAACAGTATCCTGCGAAAGCAGTCTGCGGTGCAGTCGCAGTCGTTGGAGGCCGGAGGAAGCGCGTTTGGTGGGTACTGTCTGGAGCGAATGCAACCTTTCAGCAACCAGGTATTCCCTTCCTGCAGTAGCGTCAAAGAAAATCGTTAAAGACACCCTGTTCCATCGCTGCTACTGCCCCCACAAGAAAGGTGTGTGTCCAAACAAACAAAGTAGaggagattttaaaaaaaaaaattgtggaaaaaagaaaaaagaaaacgaagtaGAGGGGGTTAGATAAACAAAAATACTTGGAAGGGCAGTCTGCTCGGCCGCGGTGCTTCTCTACCTTCACCTAACACGCAGCAGAACCCTGCTTGCGCTGCCACGTGTCACCGTGCCTAATTTTTGCtgatcaataatttaaaattaaaatgtgatTTGAACTATCTAAAGAGCTCGCTTAAGAAATCAGTGtccaaagtttataattttttacacgTTGGTATCGACCGTCTCTAGTACAAGTGACAAAAAGTTTGGTGGTTAGTTTCTGAggtcttaaatttgaattttagttgattcatattttcagctaaatttattttttaaaaaaataaacagagcGGGTAAcatattatctttctttctaaaaaaaaaaaattttttacacgttgatattttaaatatcagTAAAATTTATAACCTTTTTAgcagaaaaataattatagatGAAGATGTGTGCTAAAATGACCTTATGTATAGTTGCGCGGGGCTCGATACACTTTTACCTGGGTGGTTGGTAATTGTGtttaagtataaaaaatatttttgggcAAGAGATGGGACCTCTAATAcggattaattaattagggtGTACGCCAGATGGAGTTGTTATTGGTTATTACCAACTGCATTATTTCAAACCACACATCCATGGAGATTAATTAGGTGGAACAAATAAATGATTTTTCTCCTTTACAAATGAAAGGTAACAGGTTTAAGTTACAAAATCCCTCATTAAGTTCTCCTACATATATAGGAATAGAAAACAAGAGCctaactagctagctagctacttACACCACTTAATATATACTACTACTAATCCACTATTAACTAATCACAAGGtcaactaattattaattttctttcatttaatttaaatttagattttgaatctattaaaatatttgatcaaagtctctttttttttattaaacagaaatataccctatttgaagtatttgatcaaagttttaaatataaatatgtaatttttgaataataataattgttttatataatataataactcCATCTGTTAAATGGTCTCTGGTGTGGTCAAGTTGACTAGGCGCTCACATTTATTCGTTTGTTTAGACAAGCCATCATCCATTAAATAGCTAGTCGtaggattaaagaaaaaagaagaaggggcAGTTAATGAAACTCGTACAAAAGCTACATATGTGATCAGTGAAAATTCACGggaacatatattatattaattatatcatGTGTTTGATGAGCCCTACCATGTGTCATCATCGTGATAAATAAAAGAGTTACTGCTCATCAGTTCATTTCGCCacctaaaaaagaaaagataaaaaataaaaaaggagatGCGCAGTACACGGCCACCCACTGTGGAGTGTTTCCTAAGGCATCCTCACCGATTACATTACATACTTAGCCACCGTTtgattgggggttaaggggtggaataaccccttaacccccaatttatacccaaacaccactcttaaggggtggggttagtaaatcCCACCCCAAACCGAattagtggggtttactaaaTCCACTTTTCCTCCCAACTTTAATCCCGCACGCATTCCGAGccctcatctttttcttctttatcaatcattaaccccactccccctccaaCTTTAATCCCGCACACATCCCGAGCcctcacatttttcttctttatcaatcattatcttcttatcccacttactccaaccaaatactttttttcactattctagactaactccaacctccaacgaaacataaaaaaattttaacactattttaaccctgaacttaatcctatctctggaatagctattttttcttaaccccgaaccaaacggtggcttagAAA includes the following:
- the LOC109711984 gene encoding 31 kDa ribonucleoprotein, chloroplastic-like isoform X1 produces the protein MALPLLRPPPLPSSPFSKTSHTRLISFSVSSSPSSSPQISIAKIWGRGSSTSAATSSSSSTAEATTVTEVDSGENRRRLIAQNIPWSCTAEDIRDLFEKHGAVIDVELSMYNSSKNRGLAFVTMASEEEALAAINNLNSSELDGRIIKVEFARSLKKQPAAPTVPVQKYNVFVGNLSWRVRSRDIQELFSANRNVLSAEVIFQSNPRRSAGYGFVSFASKEEAEAAIATYNGKRFMGRPIRLVLGKLHADDSGKEPDAAEQPEEAPNELSVS
- the LOC109711984 gene encoding 28 kDa ribonucleoprotein, chloroplastic-like isoform X2, whose protein sequence is MALPLLRPPPLPSSPFSKTSHTRLISFSVSSSPSSSPQISIAKIWGRGSSTSAATSSSSSTAEATTVTEVDSGENRRRLIAQNIPWSCTAEDIRDLFEKHGAVIDVELSMYNSSKNRGLAFVTMASEEEALAAINNLNSSELDGRIIKVEFARSLKKQPAAPTVPVQKYNVFVGNLSWRVRSRDIQELFSANRNVLSAEVIFQSNPRRSAGYGFVSFASKEEAEAAIATYNGKM